In Nerophis lumbriciformis linkage group LG12, RoL_Nlum_v2.1, whole genome shotgun sequence, a single genomic region encodes these proteins:
- the tctn2 gene encoding tectonic-2: protein MWQNLLKFLHNSSLSTLNRMANVGPHLLFLLFSLTDAQTFVFQPSFIVATGPRITALLLGNTTGISLNVHTVLPSNVNGGIDPPSCAASETQWILTKELVGMNALRVHLGLNRSLQLCGENETDCCPKPLCVLESLQVSACVGNTFKASLLIQAKIYALLLPANPGSDNESVIPNQVYQPLGSCPCDLTAQRCNIRCCCDKDCSPEELKLFKSHCLPGPFGGQLSQVPDYQCSAQKEDSPDWFPFLCVISPSENNPYLGLFYHGDKIVAKPRPSFEVPILSAPIPVISYSQGSPIFTIDDQLFTIPQMALGHCVHSAPVAFLENFSLKCVTRLQSCPTGYPLQMLPSDLMTQVNNGQGGEVSVEVIDELIQDLAGFMSSAESVTFGTHTVQECANVNLALDYKFYWKGNGITKITLTRSVGKVTLNGKVALTTRYSAVFLSGDFMGESNSGNPGYQVGRPIIAGIEDAQNDTFSVQRTSINLWKPVSEGLCSTAGKQPILFAENSTSGCQLPISMDNLTKCDLLRETVCSLQANLIRATYVAKSGNPNSQTIADWVDINFMNSSKTSADGDSSCSDIPSHIHIVIWTLVTGMIDGNAQRNIQTIQVRSTLSTWTFECGGGDFSPCADPTETQLFPVTASVTFIDIPVNTGPPKTRFQINFTEYDCNRNDVCWPQLAFPVTKYYTGEPQYQSLAKGLILVFFFIAASVLGTPWKQIRQAWNNSAR from the exons ATGTGGCAAAATCTGCTTAAATTCCTTCATAATTCTTCATTATCGACACTGAACAGAATGGCTAATGTGGGGCCACATCTcctgtttttgctgttttctttgaCTGATGCACAAACTTTTG TTTTCCAGCCATCCTTTATCGTGGCTACTGGACCAAGAATTACTGCACTTTTACTTGGAAACACAACAGGCATCTCTCTGAATGTGCACACTGTATTACCATCTAACGTAAACG GAGGCATTGACCCTCCTTCGTGTGCAGCTAGTGAAACACAATGGATCCTCACAAAGGAACTTGTTGGAATG AATGCACTTCGGGTTCATCTGGGACTAAATAGAAGTCTGCAATTGTGTGGCGAAAATGAAACAGATTGTTGTCCAAAGCCACTATGTGTTCTAGAGAGCCTGCAGGTATCTGCCTGTGTAGGGAACACATTTAAGGCATCGTTGCTGATCCAGGCCAAGATTTATGCTCTTCTGCTTCCTGCTAATCCTGGATCTG ACAATGAATCCGTCATTCCAAACCAAGTGTACCAGCCGCTGGGCTCCTGTCCCTGCGACCTCACTGCTCAACGATGCAATATCCGATGTTGCTGTGACAAG GACTGTTCGCCTGAAGAGCTGAAGCTCTTTAAGTCTCATTGCCTCCCAGGCCCTTTTGGCGGGCAGCTCTCTCAAGTACCAGATTATCAGTGCTCTGCACAGAAAGAAGACTCCCCGGATTGGTTTCCATTTTTATGTGTCATCTCTCCATCAGAAAACAACCCTTATCTTGGGCTTTTCTACCATGGAGACAAAAT CGTAGCAAAGCCTCGCCCATCCTTCGAAGTGCCTATTTTGTCTGCACCCATACCAGTTATTAGCTACAGCCAAGGAAGTCCCATTTTCACAATAGACGATCAGTTGTTCACTATTCCCCAG ATGGCGCTTGGACATTGTGTTCACAGTGCGCCGGTTGCTTTTTTGGAGAATTTTAGTTTAAAATGTGTAACCCGGCTGCAGTCTTGTCCAACTGGTTACCCTTTACAAATGCTTCCATCTGATTTGATGACTCAAGTGAACAATGGACAAGGGG gtGAAGTCTCAGTGGAAGTGATTGATGAATTAATCCAGGATTTGGCTGGATTCATGTCAAGTGCGGAATCAGTTACATTTGGTACAC ATACGGTCCAGGAGTGTGCAAATGTGAATTTAGCTTTGGATTACAAATTCTACTGGAAAGGAAATGGCATTACAAAAATTACACTGACACGCTCTGTAGGAAAAGTCACTTTGAATGGCAAAG tgGCGTTAACTACGAGGTATTCTGCCGTGTTCCTGTCTGGAGACTTTATGGGCGAGTCAAACTCTGGAAACCCAG GTTATCAGGTGGGAAGACCCATCATTGCAGGAATTGAGGACGCACAAAATGATACTTTCTCTGTGCAAAGGACATCCATCAATCTTTGGAAACCAG TGAGTGAAGGGCTGTGTTCCACTGCTGGGAAACAACCGATTCTGTTTGCTGAGAATTCAACATCAGGATGTCAGTTGCCTATCAGCATGGACAACTTGACCAAGTGCGATCTCCTGAG GGAGACTGTTTGCTCCCTCCAAGCAAACTTGATCAGAGCCACATATGTTGCAAAGAGTGGGAACCCAAACTCTCAAACTATAGCAGACTGGGTGGACATAAATT TTATGAACTCAAGCAAAACGTCTGCAGATGGAGACAGCTCATGCAGCGACATTCCGTCCCATATTCATATTGTCATTTGGACTTTAGTCACTGGAATGATTGACGGAAACGCCCAAAGGAATATCCAAACGATACAAGTTCG CTCCACCTTGTCCACCTGGACATTTGAGTGCGGAGGAGGGGATTTCTCTCCATGTGCAGATCCCACAGAGACCCAGTTGTTTCCTGTCACTGCTTCGGTTACCTTTATAGACATTCCTGTCAATACTGGACCTCCAAAAACCAG